A stretch of the Lactuca sativa cultivar Salinas chromosome 9, Lsat_Salinas_v11, whole genome shotgun sequence genome encodes the following:
- the LOC111886428 gene encoding rRNA-processing protein FYV7 has protein sequence MKNNVRTSNDGGNYQKSGALAPVNNNKMKKNKMRMGSVGGGLSLQAFANAKAKNDGYNPALIKKQREFYKNAKCVNKYKKSQKQQNKEQDSSQSTRFVEGRSENREKGKKNYGNKMAYSLKEIYNKKREEEEKERMEKEAIFKARKEEKEKSEARRKDKREKMFKRTRSGQPIMKYRIEHLLQTIQGTKD, from the exons ATGAAGAATAATGTTAGAACCTCTAACGATGGCGGAAACTATCAGAAATCCGGTGCCTTAGCACCAGTCAATAACAACAAAATGAAGAAGAACAAGATGAGAATGGGGAGCGTAGGGGGAGGACTATCACTCCAAGCCTTTGCTAATGCTAAAGCGAAGAACGACGGATACAATCCGGCTTTAATCA AGAAGCAAAGGGAGTTCTACAAGAATGCAAAATGCGTTAACAAGTACAAGAAGTCACAGAAACAACAAAACAAAGAGCAGGACTCTTCCCAATCTACAAGATTCGTAGAG GGTAGAAGTGAAAACAGGGAGAAAGGGAAGAAGAATTATGGGAATAAGATGGCATACAGTCTGAAAGAAATTTACAATAAGAAGCGGGAGGAGGAAGAGAAGGAAAGGATGGAGAAAGAGGCGATATTTAAagcaagaaaagaagaaaaagaaaaatcagAAGCTCGGCGTAAAGATAAAAGGGAGAAAATGTTTAAGAGAACGAGGTCAGGTCAACCGATTATGAAATACAGGATTGAACATTTGTTGCAGACAATTCAAGGTACAAAAGATTAA